The proteins below are encoded in one region of Reichenbachiella sp. 5M10:
- the nirB gene encoding nitrite reductase large subunit NirB — translation MEKIIVIGNGMVGYKFCEKLRAKAGKEQFEITVFGEEPHPAYDRVHLSEYFTNPSVEHLEMAPRSWYEENDIRLISGEMITAIDRSSKKVVSHTGTELPYDKLVLATGSSAFVPPIKGVEKEGVFVYRTIEDLDAIIEYSKKTKKSAVLGGGLLGLEAAKAMIDLKQETHVIEFAPRLMPRQLDNAGSDALMTKMEELGIKLHLNKNTSNIAGEGKIEGMEFADDSELDVDMLVISAGIKPRDELATQCGLAVGQRGGIVVNDLMQTDDTEIFAIGECALHKNFIYGLVAPGYEMADVVVNQLVRGEEKLFESYDMSTKLKLIGVDVASFGDALCENESHKPIVFEDKHAGIYKRINISPDGKTLLGGILVGDAEAYGMLLQVTLNGMALPPNPEDLILGSRGGEETKMELPDTAQICSCENVTKGDICQAVIDNEFDNVEQVKTCTKAGTGCGACNPIVKDIFNEQLAKMGKTVKNVICEHFDYSRQELLDIIKIKKIQDYDELLDAHGSGDGCETCRPLVASILASTWNEMILDKGKDAIQDTNDKYLANIQKGGSYSVVPRIPGGEITPDKLIVIGQVAKKYDLYTKITGGQRIDLFGAQIHQLPDIWEELIDAGFESGHAYGKSLRTVKSCVGSTWCRYGLHDSVSFSIEVEERYRGLRSPHKLKSAVSGCRRECAEAQSKDFGIIATEVGWNLYVCGNGGSNPQHAQLLAGDIDSETCLKYIDRFLMFYIKTAEPLNRTATWLNKLEGGMDYLIDVVVNDSLGIAADLEREMDFMVDTYKCEWKEVVNNPELRKRFTHFVNTNIPDPTMKFEDMRGQKKPVEWNV, via the coding sequence ATGGAGAAAATAATTGTAATCGGAAATGGAATGGTAGGCTATAAGTTTTGTGAAAAGCTACGAGCCAAAGCAGGAAAAGAGCAGTTTGAAATCACTGTCTTCGGCGAAGAGCCACACCCGGCCTACGATCGAGTCCACTTGAGCGAATACTTCACCAACCCATCAGTAGAGCACCTAGAGATGGCTCCTCGATCGTGGTACGAAGAAAATGACATCCGGCTCATCTCTGGAGAAATGATCACTGCCATCGATCGCTCCAGCAAAAAAGTAGTTTCCCACACTGGCACGGAGCTCCCCTACGACAAACTTGTCTTGGCCACTGGGTCCAGTGCATTTGTTCCTCCTATCAAAGGTGTAGAAAAGGAAGGTGTATTTGTCTATCGCACGATCGAAGATCTCGACGCTATCATCGAATACAGCAAAAAAACCAAAAAGTCAGCCGTACTGGGTGGAGGACTTTTGGGACTAGAGGCAGCCAAAGCCATGATCGACCTCAAACAAGAAACTCATGTAATTGAATTTGCACCACGTCTGATGCCGAGACAATTGGACAATGCAGGTTCGGATGCCCTAATGACTAAAATGGAAGAATTAGGGATCAAATTGCACCTAAACAAAAACACTAGCAACATCGCTGGCGAAGGGAAAATCGAAGGAATGGAATTCGCCGATGACTCTGAGCTCGATGTTGACATGCTCGTCATCTCTGCAGGTATCAAACCGAGAGACGAGTTGGCTACTCAATGTGGCCTGGCTGTAGGACAAAGAGGAGGAATCGTAGTGAACGATCTGATGCAAACAGACGACACGGAGATATTTGCGATTGGTGAATGTGCTTTACACAAAAACTTCATATACGGACTCGTCGCGCCAGGATATGAGATGGCTGATGTAGTAGTCAACCAACTGGTCCGTGGTGAAGAGAAGCTTTTTGAGAGCTATGACATGTCTACCAAGCTCAAATTGATCGGAGTAGATGTAGCGAGTTTTGGAGATGCGCTTTGTGAAAACGAAAGTCATAAACCTATCGTATTCGAAGACAAACACGCGGGCATCTACAAGCGAATCAATATTTCGCCAGATGGCAAAACTCTGCTAGGTGGTATCCTAGTCGGTGATGCAGAAGCCTACGGCATGCTGCTCCAGGTCACACTCAACGGCATGGCCCTCCCTCCTAATCCAGAAGATCTCATCTTGGGAAGTCGTGGTGGTGAAGAAACGAAAATGGAATTGCCAGACACGGCGCAGATCTGTTCGTGTGAAAACGTCACCAAAGGGGACATATGCCAAGCCGTGATTGACAATGAATTTGACAATGTCGAGCAAGTCAAAACATGCACCAAGGCAGGTACCGGCTGTGGTGCATGCAATCCGATCGTCAAAGATATCTTCAACGAGCAATTGGCGAAGATGGGGAAAACCGTCAAAAATGTCATTTGTGAGCACTTTGACTACTCCAGACAAGAACTACTGGACATTATCAAAATCAAGAAAATACAGGATTATGACGAATTGCTCGATGCGCACGGTTCAGGAGATGGATGCGAAACATGTCGTCCTTTGGTGGCCTCTATCCTCGCCAGCACCTGGAATGAGATGATTCTGGACAAAGGAAAGGACGCCATCCAAGACACCAATGACAAATACCTCGCTAACATTCAAAAGGGTGGTTCGTACTCTGTCGTCCCAAGAATACCTGGAGGAGAAATCACTCCGGACAAGTTGATCGTCATCGGTCAAGTAGCCAAAAAATATGACCTCTATACCAAAATCACGGGCGGTCAACGAATTGATCTCTTCGGTGCACAGATTCACCAACTCCCCGACATTTGGGAAGAACTCATCGATGCAGGTTTCGAAAGTGGACATGCCTACGGAAAATCCCTGCGTACAGTCAAAAGCTGTGTAGGTTCTACATGGTGTAGATACGGTTTGCACGACTCGGTATCCTTCTCTATCGAAGTAGAGGAGCGATATAGAGGGTTACGCTCTCCTCACAAACTCAAGAGTGCCGTCTCTGGATGTAGAAGAGAATGTGCCGAAGCACAAAGCAAAGACTTTGGCATCATAGCAACAGAGGTAGGTTGGAATCTCTACGTATGTGGAAACGGTGGCTCGAACCCACAACACGCACAACTGCTAGCAGGAGACATCGACTCGGAGACGTGTCTCAAATACATCGATAGATTTTTGATGTTTTACATCAAAACTGCCGAACCACTCAACCGAACAGCCACGTGGCTCAATAAACTAGAAGGTGGAATGGACTATCTCATCGACGTGGTGGTCAATGATTCACTTGGAATAGCTGCAGATCTCGAAAGAGAAATGGATTTCATGGTAGACACGTACAAGTGCGAGTGGAAGGAAGTGGTCAACAACCCTGAATTAAGAAAAAGATTTACACATTTTGTGAATACCAATATTCCAGATCCTACCATGAAATTCGAAGACATGAGAGGCCAGAAGAAACCAGTGGAATGGAACGTTTAA
- a CDS encoding carboxypeptidase-like regulatory domain-containing protein, translating into MGSKDNIHITVKTPCAQSYQDFEQTSTGGFCDSCQRDVIDFTGFSSRELSVYFSKSTGKICGRLRPHQLGRLENYRQTSIGRKRVFAMTVGVLSVFFANGVKAQNRSVDSEVHHKLLPSEVVNKDAQVIAGDKRVLKGMLIDSQDQLGLPGASVYLKGSNLGTVTDLEGRFCLELDEDRMSSGVLVFAFIGFESKEIELSTLPKSEAFTLEMELNVDVLGEICVTKWSPRGLWYRFTRLIR; encoded by the coding sequence ATGGGGAGCAAAGACAATATACATATTACAGTAAAGACGCCATGTGCTCAATCCTATCAGGATTTTGAACAAACATCAACAGGTGGTTTTTGTGACAGTTGCCAGAGGGATGTTATTGATTTTACAGGGTTTAGCAGTAGAGAACTTTCAGTTTACTTTAGTAAGTCTACTGGTAAAATTTGTGGAAGACTGAGACCACATCAACTGGGTAGATTAGAGAATTATAGGCAAACATCTATAGGACGGAAAAGAGTGTTTGCGATGACTGTAGGGGTCTTGTCTGTTTTCTTTGCGAATGGGGTGAAGGCCCAAAATCGAAGTGTTGATTCTGAGGTACATCATAAATTACTACCCTCTGAAGTTGTTAATAAAGATGCTCAGGTTATAGCAGGAGATAAGCGAGTGTTAAAGGGGATGTTGATTGATTCGCAAGATCAATTGGGACTCCCTGGAGCAAGTGTATACTTGAAAGGGAGTAACCTTGGTACGGTCACAGATTTGGAAGGGAGGTTTTGTTTAGAGCTTGATGAGGATAGAATGTCCTCAGGTGTATTAGTGTTTGCATTTATCGGTTTTGAAAGCAAGGAAATAGAGCTGTCTACTCTTCCAAAATCAGAGGCATTCACTCTAGAAATGGAACTGAATGTAGATGTGCTAGGGGAGATATGTGTTACCAAATGGAGTCCTCGCGGTTTGTGGTACAGATTCACCCGACTTATTCGTTAA
- a CDS encoding biopolymer transporter ExbD, whose product MKKFKIKNVSKSEISTASLPDIVFLLLFFFMVTATINTNDDQLTVQSPQARAVTKVDQRSLIRELVVGFPKSDALGTEARISSEGKLLDIEEVSQWVFEQKNSLPESQRDQMIVMLRADEYVKMGLIADIQSKLRKADARKVLFRTTAVTQVN is encoded by the coding sequence ATGAAAAAGTTTAAAATCAAGAATGTGTCTAAGTCGGAGATTTCTACGGCTTCATTGCCAGATATCGTTTTTTTGCTGTTGTTTTTCTTTATGGTCACAGCGACGATCAATACCAATGATGACCAATTGACTGTACAGTCACCTCAAGCCAGAGCAGTCACGAAAGTAGATCAAAGATCTTTGATTCGAGAGCTGGTAGTAGGGTTCCCAAAGTCTGATGCTCTTGGAACTGAAGCACGCATTTCTTCGGAAGGCAAGTTGTTGGATATAGAAGAGGTGTCGCAATGGGTGTTTGAACAAAAGAATAGCTTGCCCGAGTCGCAGCGTGATCAAATGATTGTCATGCTTCGTGCAGACGAATACGTCAAGATGGGACTCATCGCTGATATACAATCCAAACTCCGCAAAGCGGATGCAAGAAAAGTGCTGTTTAGAACTACGGCTGTGACACAGGTGAACTGA
- a CDS encoding response regulator transcription factor gives MSKIKVILADDHIIVRNGIKILLESNGDVEVIAEASNGEEALEKARLLQPDILISDIRMPIMTGIEATAKLKEFAPNTKALILSMHDDEEYIIKSIESGASGYLLKDTTKEEFSKALHAVIEGQKYFSGDISNILVNSYLNIKDGKPVSTNSRNTIEHDYHITKREKQILQLVYEGNSNKEIADKLSKSVRTVETHRFNIMKKLGVTNITELLRKIDAEPYITQ, from the coding sequence ATGAGTAAGATTAAAGTAATATTAGCAGACGATCACATCATCGTCAGAAACGGAATCAAGATTCTGTTGGAGAGCAACGGTGATGTAGAAGTAATAGCCGAAGCGTCAAATGGAGAGGAAGCCTTGGAAAAAGCACGACTTCTACAGCCTGATATTCTCATATCAGATATTCGTATGCCTATCATGACAGGGATCGAGGCTACGGCCAAACTGAAGGAATTTGCTCCCAACACCAAAGCACTCATCCTTTCTATGCACGATGACGAAGAATACATCATCAAATCCATCGAAAGTGGAGCCTCAGGATACTTACTCAAAGACACAACCAAAGAGGAGTTTTCCAAAGCATTGCATGCAGTGATTGAGGGACAAAAGTATTTTAGTGGAGACATCTCCAACATACTAGTCAACTCCTACCTCAACATCAAAGACGGCAAACCAGTCAGCACCAATTCGCGCAACACCATCGAACATGACTACCATATCACAAAACGTGAAAAGCAAATATTACAGCTCGTATACGAAGGAAATAGCAACAAAGAAATTGCGGACAAACTCAGTAAGAGTGTCCGTACAGTAGAGACTCATCGATTCAATATCATGAAAAAATTAGGAGTCACCAACATCACGGAGCTCTTGAGAAAAATAGACGCGGAACCTTACATTACACAGTAG
- a CDS encoding DUF4202 domain-containing protein, which yields MHSKLEKIFAQIDAINRQDPNKEVVEGDAVPKEWIYGQRMTQMLEEFEGEASVELQIAARGQHVKRWHIPRSEYPMDRKGYLKWRTMLKIYHGEVLSGIMQNEGFEPDSIDKVVELVNKKKLKTDQESKDLEDVVCLVFLQYYFHDFAAKHDEDKIIDIVQKTWAKMTEKGHNRALQLEYLPEDLALIQKALA from the coding sequence ATGCACAGTAAACTAGAAAAAATTTTCGCGCAAATAGACGCAATCAATCGTCAAGATCCCAACAAAGAAGTGGTGGAAGGGGACGCGGTCCCGAAGGAGTGGATATATGGTCAGCGAATGACACAAATGTTGGAGGAGTTTGAGGGAGAGGCAAGTGTGGAATTGCAAATTGCGGCACGTGGACAGCATGTCAAAAGATGGCATATCCCGCGCTCTGAGTACCCAATGGATCGCAAAGGTTACCTCAAGTGGCGTACCATGCTCAAGATATATCATGGAGAGGTGTTGTCAGGAATCATGCAAAATGAAGGGTTTGAACCCGATTCGATAGATAAAGTAGTAGAGTTGGTCAACAAAAAGAAATTGAAAACAGATCAAGAGTCCAAGGATTTGGAGGATGTGGTTTGTTTGGTTTTTCTTCAATACTATTTTCATGATTTTGCGGCGAAGCATGACGAAGATAAAATCATTGATATCGTGCAAAAAACATGGGCCAAGATGACTGAGAAAGGGCACAACCGTGCATTGCAGTTGGAATATTTGCCAGAAGATCTTGCTTTGATCCAGAAGGCACTTGCTTAA
- a CDS encoding DUF4136 domain-containing protein, with translation MILTKKLWIGIWLITLAYGCAPARVIDFVNEDMDFSDYESYRLINFRTEDKSFDEEGMVFFRQIENEIDLNMKLKGFEAQHQSPDLIVRYEIMSTVTTETQTNYNYYDPYFYYSPPSRTVRYTEGLLLIEFRDRKKQKLVWQASLDLKYSRKESPAQIVKKTVDRIFTTYPYRAGSNARLEDSDK, from the coding sequence GTGATCCTCACGAAAAAACTATGGATTGGAATATGGTTGATCACCCTAGCATATGGATGTGCTCCTGCTAGGGTGATTGATTTTGTCAACGAAGACATGGATTTTAGTGACTATGAGAGTTATCGCTTGATCAACTTCCGCACCGAGGACAAGTCATTTGATGAAGAAGGGATGGTCTTTTTCAGGCAGATAGAAAACGAAATCGATCTCAATATGAAACTCAAAGGCTTTGAAGCACAGCACCAAAGTCCAGATTTGATCGTTCGCTACGAAATCATGTCTACAGTCACGACCGAAACCCAAACAAACTACAACTACTACGACCCCTACTTCTACTATTCACCTCCCTCACGTACGGTTCGCTATACGGAAGGGCTATTGCTGATCGAATTTCGAGATCGTAAAAAGCAAAAACTTGTCTGGCAAGCCAGTCTAGACCTGAAATATAGCCGCAAAGAATCCCCCGCACAGATCGTCAAAAAGACAGTAGACCGCATCTTCACCACGTACCCCTACCGTGCGGGTTCCAATGCTAGGCTGGAGGATTCAGACAAATAA
- the menB gene encoding 1,4-dihydroxy-2-naphthoyl-CoA synthase — protein MSTFNWETIKEYTDIKFDFFEGIAKITINRPEVYNAFRPETNFEMLDAMEIARERADIRVVVFTGIGDKAFCSGGDQNVKGVGGYISENGVPRLNVLDLHKSIRSLPKPVIAMVNGYAIGGGHVLHVVCDITIASDNAKFGQTGPKVGSFDAGFGSSYLARHVGQKKAREIWFLCEQYTAKEAEDMGMVNKVVPLADLEATTVEWCRTMMKRSPMALRMIKRGLNAELDGQRGLMEFAGDATLMYYLMEEAQEGKNAFLEKRDPDFDKYPKFP, from the coding sequence ATGAGCACATTCAACTGGGAAACCATAAAGGAATACACCGACATCAAGTTCGATTTCTTCGAAGGAATCGCTAAAATCACCATCAACCGCCCGGAAGTCTACAACGCCTTCAGGCCAGAGACCAATTTCGAAATGCTCGACGCGATGGAAATCGCTCGTGAGCGTGCAGACATTCGCGTAGTGGTCTTCACTGGGATCGGAGACAAAGCCTTCTGTTCGGGAGGAGATCAAAATGTAAAAGGAGTCGGTGGCTACATCAGTGAAAATGGCGTACCGCGTCTCAATGTCCTCGATCTGCACAAGTCGATCCGGTCACTCCCCAAGCCCGTCATCGCGATGGTCAATGGATATGCAATCGGTGGAGGACACGTTTTGCACGTGGTATGTGACATCACGATCGCTTCGGACAATGCCAAGTTTGGTCAAACAGGGCCAAAGGTAGGCAGCTTCGATGCTGGCTTTGGCTCATCTTACCTTGCACGCCACGTCGGCCAAAAGAAAGCCCGTGAGATTTGGTTCCTCTGTGAACAATACACTGCCAAAGAAGCCGAAGACATGGGGATGGTCAACAAAGTAGTCCCTCTAGCAGACCTGGAAGCCACTACCGTAGAATGGTGCCGTACGATGATGAAGCGTAGCCCAATGGCTCTCCGAATGATCAAGCGCGGACTCAATGCCGAACTCGACGGTCAACGTGGTCTCATGGAATTTGCCGGAGACGCAACACTCATGTATTACCTCATGGAAGAGGCACAGGAAGGCAAGAATGCTTTCTTGGAAAAAAGAGACCCTGATTTTGACAAATACCCGAAATTTCCGTGA
- a CDS encoding biopolymer transporter ExbD: protein MRSKKLQAESINTGSMADIAFLLLIFFLVSTTILQEKGLMLKLPPDVEDPTTVKIKDRNVFNIRVNSKNQFLIENEVRTDLTGLQSELVEFILNKKHNDRLSESPKDAVVSIKTDRGTDYKMFIALLDEVKESYYTIYGERVGMSAAEYRKLDQSVAEQRILHERGKANIPMNISIAEPDALNQ from the coding sequence ATGAGATCGAAAAAATTACAAGCCGAAAGCATCAATACGGGTTCGATGGCAGACATTGCTTTCCTGTTACTTATTTTCTTTTTGGTCAGCACGACCATCCTTCAAGAAAAGGGATTGATGCTCAAATTGCCTCCAGATGTAGAAGATCCCACTACAGTCAAAATCAAGGACCGAAATGTGTTTAATATAAGGGTCAATTCTAAAAATCAATTTCTGATTGAAAACGAAGTACGGACTGATTTGACTGGATTACAATCCGAGTTGGTTGAATTCATTCTCAACAAAAAGCACAACGATCGGCTGTCAGAGTCCCCCAAGGATGCAGTAGTGTCTATCAAAACGGATCGGGGGACAGATTACAAGATGTTTATTGCGCTGCTCGATGAAGTCAAAGAGTCCTACTATACCATATATGGTGAGCGTGTGGGGATGAGTGCCGCTGAGTACCGCAAACTGGATCAGTCAGTCGCCGAACAGCGTATTTTGCACGAGAGAGGGAAGGCCAATATCCCGATGAATATATCCATTGCAGAGCCAGATGCGCTCAATCAATAA
- the nirD gene encoding nitrite reductase small subunit NirD has protein sequence MTELITEYKTVKESEVKVWYKAAEMDAFPDNGGAAIEYKGLQVAIFNFSRRSEWYASQNLCPHKQQMILSRGMLGSEGEEPKVACPFHKKTFSLKSGKNLNGSECDLATYPVKIEDGYVYVGFSQ, from the coding sequence ATGACGGAATTAATAACAGAATACAAGACAGTAAAGGAAAGTGAAGTAAAAGTGTGGTACAAAGCCGCAGAAATGGATGCATTCCCAGACAACGGAGGTGCGGCCATAGAATACAAAGGTTTGCAAGTAGCCATCTTCAACTTCTCTAGAAGATCAGAATGGTATGCTAGTCAAAACCTCTGTCCACACAAACAACAGATGATTTTGTCGCGAGGCATGCTGGGGTCCGAAGGCGAAGAACCAAAGGTAGCTTGCCCTTTCCACAAAAAGACTTTTTCGCTCAAATCCGGAAAAAATCTGAATGGAAGCGAATGCGACTTAGCTACCTACCCCGTCAAAATCGAAGACGGGTACGTTTACGTAGGATTTTCGCAGTAA
- a CDS encoding sensor histidine kinase yields MRSTKTLRQLGYSGLGSFIGVVTAILLGQYYILSFSQEKRGLIDQEVVFIVLIILLIAFIFFVILFPRYQKIYASYSELIKSEGDAKTMASQVSKLYDELGRSYQDLEAINHIPEELTILFKADLNGDITQTTERLKDVLLYEGTFHKNMYDWLAEESYKDDFIEQLRSLVLTKKPWNGELKVSNGEGDFVWLDLVIQPLPLNKEKTHYGLVAIGRDVTEINEARQRSREINHELVDKRVKEQQYRSALILEGQEEERKRIAQEIHDGIGQLLTGLKLNLEGIVPSSSPHMRQRMSDSKHLLKSIIKEVRRVSFNLAPSSLVDFGIVPALKKISQETTSLTETQVTFVNKTGFINRLDRNTETNLYRIIQEAVNNGIKYAKANQIEISLSHSINQLHIEIKDNGKGFDMQKLENIGHFGASGHGIFNMKERAAYINAKFEIDTKIGKGTNVIIILPLT; encoded by the coding sequence TTGAGAAGTACAAAAACATTACGCCAGCTGGGCTATTCAGGCCTAGGTTCTTTCATCGGTGTGGTCACGGCCATCCTGTTAGGGCAGTACTATATCCTGAGTTTTAGCCAAGAAAAAAGGGGACTTATTGATCAAGAGGTAGTATTCATCGTATTGATCATACTCCTGATCGCGTTCATATTTTTCGTGATTTTATTTCCTCGTTATCAAAAAATTTACGCGTCCTATTCGGAATTGATCAAGTCTGAAGGAGACGCCAAAACCATGGCGTCTCAAGTATCGAAACTGTACGACGAATTGGGTAGGTCTTATCAAGACTTGGAGGCCATCAACCACATCCCCGAAGAGCTTACAATTTTGTTCAAAGCAGATCTTAATGGAGACATCACCCAGACCACAGAGCGACTCAAAGACGTCCTACTTTACGAAGGTACATTTCATAAGAATATGTACGACTGGTTGGCAGAGGAGTCATACAAGGACGATTTCATCGAGCAGCTGCGCAGTTTAGTTTTGACCAAAAAACCATGGAATGGAGAACTTAAAGTCAGCAATGGAGAAGGTGATTTCGTTTGGTTGGATTTGGTGATTCAACCTCTCCCTCTCAACAAGGAGAAAACACACTACGGCTTGGTCGCTATTGGCAGAGACGTCACAGAAATCAACGAAGCAAGACAACGTTCGAGAGAGATAAATCATGAGCTAGTTGACAAGCGAGTCAAAGAACAACAGTACCGATCTGCTCTGATTCTAGAAGGGCAAGAAGAAGAGCGAAAAAGGATCGCGCAAGAGATTCATGACGGCATAGGTCAACTACTCACTGGACTCAAACTTAACCTTGAAGGCATTGTCCCATCCAGTTCTCCACACATGAGACAACGGATGAGTGATTCAAAGCATCTGCTCAAAAGCATCATCAAAGAAGTACGTAGAGTTTCATTCAACCTAGCTCCTAGTAGCTTGGTAGATTTCGGTATTGTTCCTGCTCTGAAAAAAATCAGTCAAGAAACAACATCATTGACGGAGACTCAAGTGACTTTCGTGAACAAAACTGGATTCATCAACCGACTTGACAGAAACACTGAAACCAACCTTTACCGTATTATACAAGAAGCAGTCAACAACGGCATCAAGTATGCCAAAGCCAATCAAATAGAGATTTCATTGAGTCACTCAATCAATCAGTTGCACATCGAAATCAAAGACAATGGAAAAGGCTTTGACATGCAAAAACTTGAAAACATTGGTCATTTTGGAGCCTCTGGTCATGGTATATTCAACATGAAAGAAAGAGCTGCATACATCAATGCAAAATTTGAAATAGATACAAAAATTGGAAAGGGCACAAATGTCATCATCATATTGCCTTTAACATGA